The window ataaagaattttcgatatgaaatgaatttcggatatcagatgatattctaattacatagaatacctatatatagtacaaaagatccgtagattacagagggaattaatgaaacgtgtcagacaaggtctaaggtgatggaatatgaattcgtctgtacaccatctatgcaataattgcaataagacgtgtcgagactgaaaatgataagtagatattttttgacaaggaatgataagcaaacttttgacatgcagaccagattcaagtccagacttattaatgtatcctaacaactactaggtcgaagtccagactcattaatgcatcctaacaactactagttagacacactaatgcaagacctggttcgctaagactaccgctctgataccacctgtagagacccgtcctaattcataaggatgaatacagtaacatatggttacattgtgaggtatttaacctctatatgattcattctacaaacattgcattcgtttttaaagacaaactttcatttcatcgaaggttgacaggcatgcataccatttcataatttccaacctataaatgacctaatctatcatttacttaataataatctctattgaactcaaagacttgaatgcaacgtcttttgaaatatgccatgaatgactccaagtaatatctctaatatgagcaaatgcatagcagaagatttctttcaaacctgagaataaacatgctttcaagtgtcaactaaaaggttggtgagttcattagtttatcataaacaatcatttccattattttaatagaccacaagattttcatttccatttctcataaatatacatcccatacatagagataaaaatcattcatatggtgaacacctggtaactgaccttaataagatgcatatagaatatccccatcattccgggactcccttcggacatgataaaattgaagtactaaagcagttcaaattctctgactggggcttattagtgcccatagatctatctttaggattcacgtcaattaggggccagttccttaattcttaggctaccaagctaaaaaggggcatattcgattcgataattcaaccatagaatgtagttttgattacttgtgtctatttcatcaaacatttataaaagcagcgcatgtattctcagtcccaaaatatatatattgcaaaagaatttaaaaagggagcaaatgaaactcacgatacgatattttgtagtaaaaatatgcatacgacggaattgaacaatgcaaggttggcctcggattcaagaacctatatcaggtatatatattaatacatataatcgtgatcgaacaaatttatatattatgtcttaaattatatatatcttatatattcaatttgtatgtatatttaaaataataaatatttatgtagttatatatatatatatatatatatatatatatatatatatatatatatatatatatatatatatatatatatatatatatatataatcaataatttgttgtatgtaatatttatataaaaattttatatataactatatgtaatATTTTGGTAGTTGTAATAGATAtactattatataaaatatttatttgttataatagtattgttaatatgaaagtaataataataatgataataataataataataataataataataataataataataataataataataataatattgataaaatttataataataatgttaaaaatactaatagtaatgatagtaataatgataataatactaataatgataaataaaaatgatagttttaataaaaatgataattttaataataatgataattttaataaaaatgatagttttattaataatatttatttagtaaattagtaataataattttaatactaataataataataataataataataataataataataataataataataataataataataataataataataataataataagagtaataataataataatatttcgtttgaatcttaattataattttaattattttcataataatatatgtatttatattcctTAATCTAAATTTAATCCTTATATATTATCATAATCTTAATTATCTCATCTTAACTATAATATAATATTCTTAAATTACAAGATCATAATCATAAGCATTATTTTAAGTAAAAGCTTAGATCGAAAATTATACCCTCAATGTAGACGATCAAGAGAAGAATAGAGACGAGCAATAGAATTATAAATCGAATAACAACTAGATGGCGTGTGGTGGTGTGTGTCAACCCGAGACAGAAACAGGAGATGCGTAAATAGAAGCAATCTTGTTCGATTAAAACAAGGATAGCAGCACTAGTGGCCCGAGTTGCAAGAAATTGCCCAACTACTTGGTTAGCCCGATAACCAATTTCAACAACTTAGTAATCGTTGTTAAGTTAAGACCCAACAATTAGAAACCCACGATTTCTTTAGTTCACCAAAGACCTCATCTAATACATCATCATAACTCAATCGTGAATCACAATCATCATTCGTTATTATTATCAAGTCCTCCTCATCATCAATtcatttatcattatcatcattaattaaCAAAACCTTACATCATAATCCTTATCATCAtctaaattttgtaacaagtgcttGTGATGGTTTCGGCCCAATAGCACAAGCCATACATGGCCTAACGAAAATGGCAGTCCAACCGACACCCTTGTTTCACGGCCCAACAAACAAGAATCAGCCCAACTAAAATTAATTGATTTCGGCCCAATCTAATTACAGTTCAGTATCATAATTTAATTAGGGTGAATAGGTCTTCAGTTTTCAAACGAAATAGACCGGTAGCAGGAAAACAAAAAAATATCGTGACTAAATAAAACAACTGGAGAGTCACCATTCTTTGTGGGGTTTAACTTTTTAGCAATTTGTCTGCCATAATAGGAGAAAGAAAACACGCACAGGAGTCTTCATTTGATAATATCATTCATCATTTATAATCATCGTCTTTACTTAGTAGAAACAACTACATACAGCTGTAGTAGCTGTAGAACAGCATCGAGaaggaaaataaataaataaataaaacaggcAGTTTATAGGCTGTAACAGATGCAACAGTAACAACGAGTAATTACAGGTGTTTGAACTGAAACAATCAAACTagaaacaggaacaacaacaggagATATTAGTTGCAGTTTGTAGTGGTCTAGTAGCTACAAAAACAGGAACACGTGGGTGTTCGATTcacaaaacagaaacagaaaaagaaTAGCAATAGCTGTAGCGAGTTGTTGTGATTTGATGGTGAGGATTATGGGTAAAAAAAATATAGTAGAGAGAGATAGTCTGGATTCAGGTACGTGCAGCTTCGTGAGGTAACAGAGTGAAGAAAAAAAAATCCACTCAATTGTAAATAAAGGTTTTGATGGACGATGGTTTTAAGTGGATAGTGACGGTTTGAAGGTGAAGGTCATGATGGGTGTTGAACCGAAACAGTAGTGGTTATAAGGGATGTTTTAAATGGTGGTTTGATGAACCTAGATGGTGATGTTGTTTTTAGTTCGATCAAGATTAGAATAACAAAGATAGAAAACAAGTGGGTCATCGATGAAACAAAAATGGTTGTGGTGTTGTTTGATAGTAGTTGTGGTGGTGGTTGTTTCTCATAGAGATGTTGGAGTGAAAAGTTGTCGTTGGCGATGATGAAGACCGAAGGTTGTGAAGGTGTGGGTTCATGAAAAAGAAAGCAGCAACAGCAGGTCTTTAATTATGGTTCATGGTTTGTTGGCTGCAAAACTGAATGAGCAAGTGCAGCAGTCGACTAATCTCAAGGGTTTTAGTGATGATCGAACAGTAATAGGAAAAAAACATAAGTAGTAGCAACAAGAACGAGCAGTCCAAGTAGTCTTGGGGATGATTATTGAGCAGAAACAAAAGTAGCACACAACAAGGTAATAAGTGTATAACCGAATAAGAAGAAACTGGTAGCTTTGTGGTTTAATGAAGGTGTTCGAACAGGAGGGTTACATGAAACATGAAAATGGGAGCATGGTTAGCAGGTGACAGTTTTTCCGATTCACTCAAATAGAAACAGAAACATAGTAATGGCAGCTAACCATTTGATGGTCTTCATGGATTTCGTGGCTGTGATGGTTGGTTTGGACGATTGCAATAAACAGAAAACAATAAGTTGTTGGGTGGATTTATGATGTTGGTGAATGATGGTGGTTTGTGGTGTTGAAAGGTGGTGGTAGTCAATGGTGGAAGGAGATGGATAGAAAGGGTGGTGACACGAGTAGTGATAGAGGTAGTGTCATTGGGTCTCGGTTTACATATATCATATAAGAGCTCCTATATACATAGATAGATATTTAGTAcatgtatattatataatattatgtaatcAATCAACACATCACAACACTCATTCAATTAATATGGTGTTTTTATCAATCACGGACATATTCCCCACTAATTGATAAcagaaaatatataataatattaataatttaataattaagtaAAGACATAATCACATGTTAAAATTTTGACAACCACCATTCACTTGTCCTTTGTACCGACAGTTTAATACGGAtgttatatcgtggtccgttgtaaatcagtggcggatagaagtattcagaaaaatctcatattcttaaattaaatgtctttatttatttcagtcattatggtacaaaatttgtcattaactgtttaaaattattaaataacaaTTGAATCAACTGTCCGtgctcgatcctgggtaaaatataaaataattttaaaatttaacaaatagctccaaaatacatttttaataagcctgcaatttatataactcattttcggatcaccgtttattttaaaatcatataagttcgtattaaacttgtttaatatccatcgaataataattgagtgttactgtcactTACTTAATagatttgaaatcacaaaatatatctttaatatactttatttatatatatagatgtgttttaaataataattatcataatatcatatttttattttattttacctaattacttttaatatcaacaacatataatatttaatattatatttccaattattattatatatatatatatatatatatatatatatatatatatatatatatatatatatatatatatatacatatatctatttacaattaattgttcgtaaatcgtcgagaacagtcaaagggtaatttcataaattacagactttacttatcgtgtcgaaatcatataaagattaagtttaaatttggtcggaaatttccgggtcgtcacaaaaatatCCGACCAAACTCCCTTGGTCATCCCGTTACAAACCGCAAGCATCAAACGTCCCGATAACTATCACTGTCGATTTCAACCCAGATGCATTCCCATCATTACCTAAATGCCCAAACCTGAGAGAAACCACCTCGTGAGCTCATAACAAACCAACATCCCCAAAAAATCCATCCGTATCTCCTGAAGTTTCTGAGACAAAACCGTCTCGCACTCggatcatcaaacccaaaatccaTCCTGAAACAGCAGTATCTTTGAAATTTTTTTGAGTAATGGGTATCACCCGgtaaattttattaatgatatagAATTTTACAATAAAGTACAACTTAAAAACGGTTACAGGCTAGCATAAAGCCTTGCAACCCACAGCCAAGCTCAAATCGAGCATCAACCCAGAAACTGGAAACAGACCCAACTAAACATTAAACATTCTTACGAAATCTTCTATCTATATTTTAACACTCGCACCTGAGATGAGTCTTTAAAATGGAGCGTTAACAACTTGGGTCTAACGGTTGAAAAAATTAAATCAAAGATTTGATCACCCGACCGCGGTTTACCTTTAAAACGCCGAGAATTCCTCTCCTGCCAAATAAAATATATAGTCGCCGCAAATAAAAGTTTTGTAACCACCACCTTACTGACTTTCCTATGCGCAACCGAATTGACAGTGTCCATGAACTCTCGCCAACCATCACTATTAATTGGACAAAACATGAGCAGATTGATTCTCGACCAAATATAACTTGAAAAAGGGCATTCAAAAAATAAATGAGTATGCGTGTCCGGCTGATGCGAACAGAAAAAACATGAAAGAGGACTACCATTATGTTCCCACGACTTCATCTTGTCTTGTGATTTTAACTTTTCTCCCATGAGCAACTACACAATAAACGAATTACGAAGGATACATTGAGAGAACCACACTGTTGAATACCATGGCACACTATTAGCACGAGGTCTAATGGAATGCCACGTTGTAGCAACCGAAAAATCCTGAAGGTCACCCTCATAATTCTTCCACTTGACATTATCCAACTCATTGCTAAGGATAGGAGCTGAAATATGATTTAGTACTGCATATTTATCAATCCAAAAATGAGGCCATTTCCACCTAGAGTTATCCACTATGTCACTCACAGTAGATAAAGGAGTGAAACCAGCTGCATATATATCACGGTTTGAGATGAAACCAGCAAGTGGCCCCACATCGCACCACGTATTGAACCATGCAGATGTGTTATCTCCATTCCCCAAAATATGAATAATACTTGAACGAAAAATATCACGCAAACGCAAAAATTTTCTGCCTACCTCAACTTTCATCCGGAGGAATCGAAACAATCCAAATGCTTTTTGACGGCAACCTATACTCACGTATCCATTTGACGCATAATGATTGACGATGTGTAATAATACTCCAAAGATGAAATGCCATTAGCGACATGTTCCACCCTTTCAATCGTTTAATACCAAGACCCCCTTCTTGTTTCGGTAAGCAAACGTCGTCCCATTTTACTTTGGCTTTACCATTTTTCATATTCCCTTGACACCAAAGAAATCCCCGCATGAGTTTTTCCATCTCCTTAATAGTGGCATCTGGTAAAATAAATACAGACACCAATACACCTGCATAGACGAAAGGACCGAAACTACAAGCTGTAGTCTCTACGCAAATGAGAGCGACTTGTTCTTCCAATCCTCCAACCGATGTTTCACTTTTTAAACCAGTTCTTGACAATCTTTATAAAGAAATCTAGAAGACACAATTGGAACCCCCAAATACATAATGTGAAGAGAACCAATCTCGAAATTCAGAAGATCCCGCATAGCATTCTTTGTAGACGTCGAACAGTTAGCAAAGAAAATCGTGCTTTTTAGGAGACTAGGAACAAGACCAGAACATACTTTAAACTCCTCAATAGCTTCTGCAATCACCTTCACCGAATCTGAGTTACCATAACAAAATAAAAACAAATCATCAGCGAAACATATATTAATAATCTCCTGTTTATCGCATTTCGGATGATACCAAAATCCATCAGAGTTACGAACTCCACGCCTCAACATAAGAGTTAACACTTTCATAACCAACGTGAACAAGTAAGGAGAATGCGGATCATCCTGCCTCAAGCCTCTCTTGCCTTGGAAAAAACCATGAAAATTTCCATTAATATTCAACGAAAACGCCATAGATGAAACACATTTCATGATCCACGACACCATGGTTTTATGAAACCCGAAATGAGTTAAAATAACCTCAAGAAATTTCCATTCAACCGTATCATATGCTTTCTGAATATCCACCTTAAAGGCACATCAAGGGGTACCTTTATTTAGATGGTAATTCTTCATTAGTTCCTAAGTAAGCAATATGTTATCTGAAATTCGACGACCGGGAATAAAGGTGAACTGGTTCTCACTAACCACCCAATTTAGCCCCATTTTAATCCGATTAGTAACAATCTTgctaataattttatataaaacattACAGCACGAAATCGGACGAAAATCATTGACCTGAGAAGGAACATTAGTCTTTGGAAGCAATGCGATAACCGTGTGATTAATTTCCTTGAGAAATTGACCATTGATAAAGAACTCCTTTATTGCCTCCATGATCCCAGCCCTGATAATATCCCacgtcttcttgaaaaacaaagctGAAAAACCATCCGGGCCCGGCGATTTAAAATCGCCAATACCGAACACAGGACTTCGAACCTCTTCATCCAATACAGGCCGCACCATATGAATTGCAACATCACTAGGAATACGAGCATTAAATAATGAATTAGGTTCATTTATACCCAATGTGGGCGCTGATGTACCCAAGAAATTTGTGAAGTGATCCACAAAAACTTGAGGCACAACTGCACCTTCGAAAACATGCCCAAACTGATCCGCAACACTATGAATATGGCTACGATGAACTTTGCCTttaaaaaccttgtgaaaataacTTGAGTTACAATCACCAACCCGCAACCATTTGATTTTTGCTCTTTGTCTTAAATAGGTTTCCTCTTCAATCAAAGCCTCATTAGATAATTTAAGAGTTGCACTTTCCTTGACCCTCAATTCAACCGAATTAGGATTTTGATCAAGCTGAATTTGCACCATATCAAGCTCCTTTTTGATATTATTAACACGATCATGAAGATTCCCTTTAGACCACATAAGCTTCCTTAGAGGCTTCTTTAAACTACGCAACTTAGAAACCACTTGATACATTTTGTGCCCAACACACTCCATATTCCAAACCTTATTAACAGTAGGTTTGAAATCATCATTAAGAGCCACATGATTACTAAATGAAAATGGCTTTGGGCACTGCACACCCCCACTTTGTAATTTCAATATAGCCGGACTATGATCATAAATGCGGTAAGGTTGAAAAATACCATATGCATTAGAATATTTCTCTATGAACACTTCATTAGCCATAATCCGATCTATCTTCCATAAAAGTCCAGAAGTAGCATTGGGTTGTTGATTCCAAGTGAATTGCAACCCTGTTTGATTTACATCTAAAACTTCCAATCGATCAACACATTCTTTGAACTCCCTCATAACAATCGTGGGAATAGAAGTACTAGAGCTAGACTCTATAATagctagtgaagcattaaagactcCCATCAAGACCCATGGATGATTACCAATGAAACCCTTGTGCATTAATAACTCACACCACAGACTCCTTCTTTAAGCATGCTTATTAGCCGCATACACAAAAGAGAAAAAACAATGGCTATTATCATTAACAAAACGAACAAAACAGTGCACCACCTGGTCCAATACCGCAAGAATCATAAGATTAACAACATTAGGATCCCAACCGAGAATAATACGAGTACCCCTAGTACACACTGCATTGTTCGACCACCAATTCCATTGAGGAAATACATCTGAACAAATTTTATTAAGTTTGTGAAGAGCCACATGTGATTTTAAAATTGCACAAATCGACAACTTATTACTCAAAACCACTTCTTTAACCTCGTTTTGTTTAGGGATCTGGTTCAAACCCCTTTTGTTCCAAGAAGCAATACTAATCATGAGGACCCATTTTACTGGGAGTGCTTGCCCCCTCAGAATTCATATTTGCCATAAACTTAGCGGTTTCCTCATCTACTTCTTCCACATC of the Rutidosis leptorrhynchoides isolate AG116_Rl617_1_P2 chromosome 5, CSIRO_AGI_Rlap_v1, whole genome shotgun sequence genome contains:
- the LOC139848892 gene encoding uncharacterized protein — its product is MVSWIMKCVSSMAFSLNINGNFHGFFQGKRGLRQDDPHSPYLFTLVMKVLTLMLRRGVHSVKVIAEAIEEFKVCSGLVPSLLKSTIFFANCSTSTKNAMRDLLNFEIDATIKEMEKLMRGFLWCQGNMKNGKAKVKWDDVCLPKQEGGLGCRQKAFGLFRFLRMKVEVGRKFLRLRDIFRSSIIHILGNGDNTSAWFNTWCDVGPLAGFISNRDIYAAGFTPLSTVSDIVDNSRWKWPHFWIDKYAVLNHISAPILSNELDNVKWKNYEGDLQDFSVATTWHSIRPRANSVPWYSTVWFSQCILRNSFIV
- the LOC139848895 gene encoding uncharacterized protein: MHKGFIGNHPWVLMGVFNASLAIIESSSSTSIPTIVMREFKECVDRLEVLDVNQTGLQFTWNQQPNATSGLLWKIDRIMANEVFIEKYSNAYGIFQPYRIYDHSPAILKLQSGGVQCPKPFSFSNHVALNDDFKPTVNKVWNMECVGHKMYQVVSKLRSLKKPLRKLMWSKGNLHDRVNNIKKELDMVQIQLDQNPNSVELRVKESATLKLSNEALIEEETYLRQRAKIKWLRVGDCNSSYFHKVFKGKVHRSHIHSVADQFGHVFEGAVVPQVFVDHFTNFLGTSAPTLGINEPNSLFNARIPSDVAIHMVRPVLDEEVRSPVFGIGDFKSPGPDGFSALFFKKTWDIIRAGIMEAIKEFFINGQFLKEINHTVIALLPKTNVPSQVNDFRPISCCNVLYKIISKIVTNRIKMGLNWVVSENQFTFIPGRRISDNILLT